A genomic segment from Lutibacter sp. A80 encodes:
- a CDS encoding homoserine kinase, which yields MKNEELKIFAPATIANISCGFDVLGLALDNVGDEMIIRKVAKKGITITKIIGQDLPLETHQNVAGVAALALLAETESEFGFEIEIDKRIKPGSGIGSSAASSAGTVWAINKLLGNPFNATDLVRFAMEGERLATGVAHADNVAPALFGGFTLVKSYEPLDIISINTPSKLYATVIHPQIEVKTSDAREILKTNIPLKDAIKQWGNVGGLISGLYTEDYELIGRSLEDYIIEPIRSILIPAFDAVKQQSINAGALGCGISGSGPSIFALSKGKETALKVADAMKSVYQKVGIDYDIHVSKINQQGIKEL from the coding sequence ATGAAGAATGAAGAATTAAAAATATTTGCTCCTGCTACTATTGCCAATATATCTTGTGGTTTTGATGTATTAGGACTTGCTTTAGACAATGTTGGAGACGAAATGATTATTAGAAAAGTTGCAAAAAAAGGTATAACTATTACTAAAATTATTGGTCAAGATTTGCCTTTAGAAACACATCAAAATGTTGCTGGTGTTGCAGCTCTTGCTTTATTAGCTGAAACAGAAAGTGAATTCGGTTTTGAAATTGAAATAGACAAACGTATTAAACCAGGAAGTGGTATTGGAAGTAGTGCTGCAAGCTCTGCCGGAACTGTTTGGGCTATAAACAAATTATTAGGAAACCCTTTTAATGCAACTGATTTAGTTCGCTTTGCAATGGAAGGTGAACGTTTAGCAACAGGTGTAGCTCACGCAGATAATGTAGCTCCTGCCCTTTTTGGCGGATTTACTTTGGTTAAAAGCTACGAACCTTTAGATATTATTAGTATTAATACACCATCAAAATTATATGCCACTGTTATTCATCCGCAAATTGAAGTTAAAACTTCTGATGCTCGTGAAATATTAAAAACAAACATTCCTCTAAAAGATGCTATTAAACAATGGGGAAATGTTGGAGGATTAATTAGCGGTTTATATACAGAAGATTATGAATTAATTGGACGTTCTTTAGAAGATTATATTATTGAACCAATTCGTTCTATTTTAATTCCTGCTTTTGATGCAGTAAAACAACAATCTATAAATGCAGGAGCTTTAGGATGTGGAATTTCAGGATCTGGACCCTCAATTTTTGCTTTAAGCAAAGGAAAAGAAACAGCTTTAAAAGTAGCTGATGCAATGAAAAGTGTTTATCAAAAAGTTGGTATTGACTATGATATACACGTTTCAAAAATAAATCAACAAGGAATCAAAGAATTATAA
- the thrC gene encoding threonine synthase, whose amino-acid sequence MQYYSLNKKAPNVSFKDAVIKGIAPDKGLYFPESITPLSQNFFNKIETLSTTEIAYEAIKQFVGAEIPENELKKIIKDTLSFDFPVVPINDTIASLELFHGPTMAFKDVGARFMARCFGYFNKDKATTKVTVLVATSGDTGGAVASGFFGVEGIDVVILYPSGKVSEVQEKQLTTLGNNIKALEVNGTFDDCQAMVKTAFLDEELTSQRNLTSANSINVARWLPQMFYFFFAYKQLKDKNKDLVFSIPSGNFGNICAGIMAQQLGLPVKQFIAATNANNIVPNYLETGIYSPKPSKQTISNAMDVGDPSNFIRIQEIYGSDKELKKNLSSYSFSDDETREAMKEIKQNSGYVADPHGAVGYLGLKKYFENNNGQGIFLETAHPVKFLDVVEPVLNETIKYPQQILNVIDKEKKSTIISTYQELKTYLINTK is encoded by the coding sequence ATGCAATACTATAGTTTAAATAAAAAAGCACCTAATGTATCATTTAAAGATGCAGTTATTAAAGGTATAGCACCCGATAAAGGTTTATATTTTCCTGAAAGTATAACTCCACTATCTCAAAATTTTTTCAATAAAATAGAAACTTTAAGCACTACAGAAATTGCCTATGAAGCAATTAAACAATTTGTTGGTGCTGAAATTCCTGAAAATGAATTAAAAAAAATTATAAAAGATACTTTAAGCTTTGATTTTCCAGTTGTACCAATAAATGATACTATTGCATCCTTAGAATTATTTCACGGACCAACAATGGCTTTTAAAGATGTTGGAGCACGATTTATGGCACGTTGTTTTGGTTATTTCAATAAAGACAAAGCAACAACAAAAGTAACAGTACTAGTAGCTACTTCTGGTGATACTGGAGGTGCTGTTGCTAGTGGTTTTTTTGGTGTTGAAGGCATAGATGTTGTAATTTTATACCCAAGTGGAAAAGTTAGTGAAGTACAAGAAAAACAACTAACTACTTTAGGAAATAATATTAAAGCATTAGAAGTAAACGGAACATTTGATGATTGCCAAGCAATGGTAAAAACTGCTTTTTTAGATGAAGAATTAACTTCTCAAAGAAATTTAACTTCAGCAAATTCTATTAATGTTGCACGTTGGTTACCGCAAATGTTTTATTTCTTTTTTGCTTACAAACAATTAAAAGATAAAAATAAAGATCTTGTTTTTTCTATTCCAAGCGGTAATTTTGGAAATATTTGTGCAGGTATAATGGCACAACAATTAGGCTTACCAGTTAAGCAGTTTATTGCAGCAACCAATGCTAATAATATTGTTCCTAATTATTTAGAAACAGGAATCTACAGTCCTAAACCTTCAAAACAAACAATTTCTAATGCAATGGACGTTGGTGACCCTAGTAATTTTATAAGAATTCAAGAAATTTATGGAAGTGACAAAGAACTAAAAAAGAATCTTAGCTCTTATTCCTTTTCTGATGATGAAACACGAGAAGCAATGAAAGAAATAAAACAAAATTCTGGATATGTTGCAGATCCCCACGGTGCTGTTGGTTATTTAGGTTTAAAAAAATATTTTGAAAATAATAATGGTCAAGGTATCTTTTTAGAAACTGCACATCCAGTAAAATTTTTAGATGTTGTAGAGCCCGTTTTAAATGAAACTATAAAATATCCTCAGCAAATTTTAAATGTTATTGATAAGGAAAAAAAATCAACAATAATTTCAACATATCAAGAACTAAAAACCTATTTAATAAACACTAAGTAA
- a CDS encoding DUF6265 family protein encodes MKNYLTLLLFIASTTIISQNTLKLGDNISPNASINDISWIAGYWVGEAFGGITEEIWTAPLGKSMMGSFKLVVEDTVQFYELCTITEENNSLLLRIKHFDKDLNGWEDKDTSIEFPLVKIEKNKVFFDDLTFEKISENELVIYVIFKEEGKDEVEMKFNYKLAK; translated from the coding sequence ATGAAGAACTACCTGACTTTATTATTATTTATCGCTTCAACTACAATAATATCACAAAACACTTTAAAATTAGGCGATAACATAAGTCCGAATGCCTCTATTAATGATATTTCTTGGATTGCTGGTTATTGGGTAGGTGAAGCTTTTGGCGGAATTACCGAAGAAATTTGGACAGCACCACTTGGAAAGTCTATGATGGGATCTTTTAAATTAGTAGTTGAAGACACCGTTCAATTTTATGAATTATGCACAATTACGGAAGAAAACAATAGCCTCCTACTGCGTATCAAACATTTTGATAAAGATTTAAACGGATGGGAAGATAAAGATACTTCAATAGAATTTCCTCTTGTAAAAATTGAAAAAAATAAAGTATTTTTTGATGATCTTACTTTTGAAAAAATTTCTGAAAATGAATTAGTTATTTATGTAATTTTTAAAGAAGAAGGAAAAGATGAAGTTGAAATGAAATTTAATTACAAATTAGCTAAATAA
- the thrA gene encoding bifunctional aspartate kinase/homoserine dehydrogenase I, whose translation MKVLKFGGSSVASSENINKVVNIVKESSNKNNIAVVVSALGGVTDLLLKAGKLACIGDQNYLETFKTIEEKHLQVVRELIPISNQSNVLGQIKKMLNKLESTLEGVFLINELSNKTSDKIVSFGELFSSFIIANTMQSNGLDAVLKNSQELIVTNNNFSNASVKFDKTNANIKAFFKQNTNKVVVFPGFVAKTENGEVSTLGRGGSDYTAAIIAAAVNASVLEIWTDVSGMYTANPKFVREAFPIPNISYQEAMELSHFGAKVLYPPTIQPILKKEIPICIKNTFDPSDSGTLITKTALNSNPIKGISHIENMALITLEGSGMVGIPGISKRLFEALSLEKINISLITQASSEHSICFAINNSNALKAKNAIETEFSYEIEHAKIDPVIIEENNAIIALVGDNMKSHQGISGKMFSTLGKNNVNIRAIAQGASEKNISAVILHKDIKKALNTLHSEFFENQTRQLNLFVVGVGNVGGKLLEQIKQQQAYLLKNLRLQVRVIALTNSKKMVFNEDGIDLENWKPSLDKGETLDMSLFHQKVVDLNYRNSIFVDNTANENISKLYASYLKESVAVVTCNKIACSSKYTNYLNLKKLSRTYNAPFLFETNVGAGLPIIDTLKNLIASGDKVKKIQAVLSGSLNFVFNNFNNENSFYNVVEQAGIEGYTEPDPRIDLSGVDVMRKILILARESGTQLELSDIENDSFLPKSSLAAETVPEFLETVKLEAAHFNKIYNNAAKNNCRLKFVAEFDNGKAKVGLQEIPSDHPFYNLDGSDNIVLFFTERYPVQPLIIKGAGAGADVTASGLFADIIRIGNN comes from the coding sequence ATGAAAGTATTAAAATTTGGAGGGTCTTCAGTAGCATCCTCAGAAAACATAAACAAAGTAGTTAACATAGTTAAAGAAAGTTCAAATAAAAACAATATTGCTGTAGTTGTTTCTGCACTTGGTGGAGTAACAGACTTACTTTTAAAAGCGGGTAAATTAGCTTGTATTGGTGATCAAAATTATCTTGAAACTTTTAAAACTATTGAAGAAAAACACTTACAAGTTGTAAGAGAACTAATTCCAATTAGCAATCAAAGTAATGTTTTAGGACAGATTAAAAAGATGTTAAACAAATTAGAAAGCACATTAGAAGGTGTTTTTTTAATTAATGAATTATCAAATAAAACATCTGATAAAATTGTAAGTTTTGGAGAACTTTTTTCTTCTTTTATTATTGCAAATACAATGCAAAGTAACGGTTTAGATGCTGTTTTAAAAAACTCACAAGAATTAATTGTTACTAATAATAACTTTTCTAATGCAAGTGTAAAATTTGATAAAACAAATGCAAATATTAAAGCATTTTTTAAACAAAACACAAATAAAGTAGTTGTATTTCCAGGTTTTGTAGCTAAAACAGAAAATGGTGAAGTTTCTACATTAGGACGTGGTGGTTCAGATTATACAGCGGCAATTATTGCAGCTGCAGTAAACGCTTCTGTACTAGAAATTTGGACAGATGTAAGCGGAATGTATACTGCAAATCCAAAATTTGTCCGTGAAGCTTTTCCTATACCAAATATTTCATACCAAGAAGCTATGGAATTATCTCATTTTGGAGCAAAAGTATTATACCCGCCTACAATTCAACCAATATTAAAAAAAGAAATTCCTATCTGTATAAAAAACACTTTTGACCCAAGTGACTCAGGAACTTTAATCACAAAAACAGCTTTAAACAGTAATCCTATTAAAGGAATTAGTCATATAGAAAATATGGCATTAATAACGTTAGAAGGTAGTGGAATGGTTGGTATACCTGGAATTTCTAAACGTTTATTTGAAGCATTATCCTTAGAAAAAATAAATATTTCATTAATTACACAAGCCTCATCAGAACATTCAATTTGTTTTGCTATAAATAATAGCAATGCTTTAAAAGCTAAAAATGCAATAGAAACAGAATTTAGTTATGAAATTGAGCATGCTAAAATTGATCCTGTAATTATTGAAGAAAACAATGCAATTATTGCTTTGGTTGGTGATAATATGAAAAGCCACCAAGGTATTAGCGGTAAAATGTTTAGTACTTTAGGAAAAAACAATGTAAACATTAGAGCTATTGCACAAGGAGCTTCAGAAAAAAACATTTCAGCTGTAATTTTACATAAAGACATAAAAAAAGCTTTAAATACTTTACACTCAGAATTTTTTGAAAATCAAACAAGACAGTTAAACCTATTTGTTGTAGGTGTTGGAAATGTTGGAGGTAAATTATTAGAACAAATTAAACAACAACAAGCATATTTATTAAAGAATTTAAGATTACAAGTACGTGTAATTGCATTAACAAATTCTAAAAAAATGGTGTTTAATGAAGATGGTATTGATTTAGAAAACTGGAAACCTTCTTTAGATAAAGGTGAAACTTTAGATATGAGTTTATTTCACCAAAAAGTAGTTGATTTAAATTATAGAAATAGCATTTTTGTAGATAATACAGCCAACGAAAACATTTCTAAACTATATGCTAGCTACTTAAAGGAAAGTGTAGCTGTTGTAACTTGTAATAAAATAGCCTGTTCCTCTAAATACACTAACTACTTAAATTTAAAGAAATTATCTAGAACCTATAACGCTCCTTTCTTATTTGAAACAAATGTTGGCGCTGGACTACCAATTATAGATACACTTAAAAATTTAATTGCTTCTGGAGATAAAGTCAAAAAAATTCAAGCAGTACTTTCTGGTAGTTTAAATTTTGTATTTAATAATTTTAATAATGAAAATTCATTTTATAATGTAGTTGAGCAAGCCGGAATTGAAGGCTACACAGAACCTGATCCAAGAATTGATTTAAGCGGTGTAGATGTAATGCGTAAAATTTTAATTTTAGCTCGTGAAAGTGGTACACAATTAGAATTAAGTGATATTGAAAATGATTCATTTTTACCTAAATCTTCACTAGCAGCAGAAACAGTTCCAGAATTTTTAGAAACTGTTAAATTAGAAGCAGCACATTTTAATAAAATTTATAATAATGCTGCTAAAAATAATTGTAGATTAAAATTTGTTGCAGAATTCGACAACGGTAAAGCAAAAGTTGGTTTGCAAGAAATACCTTCAGACCATCCTTTTTATAATTTAGATGGAAGCGATAATATTGTGTTATTTTTTACTGAAAGATATCCTGTACAACCATTAATAATTAAAGGTGCTGGCGCTGGTGCTGATGTTACTGCTTCTGGTTTATTTGCAGACATTATTAGAATTGGAAATAATTAA